Proteins encoded within one genomic window of Bacillus sp. F19:
- the fadH gene encoding 2,4-dienoyl-CoA reductase encodes MKDKVIIVTGGSSGMGKAMAESFARQGANVVITGRTIEKLEAAKEEMIGLEGKIIPFQMDVRIPEMSEELIRKTDEAFGHIDGLVNNAAGNFICPAEQLSVNGWNSVINIVLNGTFYCSSAAGKYWIEKQQKGAILNMVATYAWGAGAGVIHSAAAKAGVLSMTRTLAVEWGKKYGIRVNAIAPGPIERTGGADKLWQSEEAAKRTLQSVPLGRLGTPEEIASLASFLLSDAAGYINGECITMDGGQWLNQHPF; translated from the coding sequence ATGAAGGATAAGGTAATTATTGTAACAGGCGGATCAAGCGGGATGGGAAAAGCGATGGCAGAAAGTTTTGCCAGACAGGGTGCAAACGTTGTGATTACCGGCAGAACAATTGAAAAATTAGAGGCTGCCAAAGAAGAGATGATAGGTTTAGAAGGAAAGATTATTCCTTTTCAAATGGACGTTCGTATACCAGAAATGTCAGAGGAACTGATCCGGAAAACAGATGAAGCATTCGGACATATTGACGGTCTTGTCAATAACGCAGCAGGCAATTTCATTTGCCCGGCAGAACAGCTTTCCGTCAATGGATGGAACTCAGTCATCAACATCGTGCTGAATGGGACGTTCTACTGCAGCAGTGCAGCGGGCAAGTATTGGATTGAGAAACAGCAAAAGGGAGCCATTCTTAACATGGTTGCTACATATGCATGGGGAGCAGGGGCGGGAGTCATTCATTCTGCTGCTGCAAAGGCAGGAGTGCTTTCTATGACAAGAACGCTTGCTGTAGAATGGGGAAAAAAATATGGAATCCGTGTAAACGCGATAGCTCCTGGGCCTATTGAAAGGACAGGCGGAGCAGATAAGCTCTGGCAGTCAGAAGAAGCTGCAAAGAGAACGCTTCAAAGTGTGCCGCTTGGCCGCTTAGGAACTCCTGAGGAAATCGCATCACTCGCATCATTCCTCTTATCAGATGCTGCCGGGTATATTAATGGCGAGTGCATTACAATGGATGGGGGCCAATGGCTGAATCAGCATCCTTTTTAA
- a CDS encoding EAL domain-containing protein: MDPLDIMTNLEHVKPFYQAIFSADEQKVIGYEVLGRIQMGKEIKSLGPFFKDESIPDEYRLEADNYILHMALDAFLLTNDDTLIFINRDANLLMLDHGESLLNQLFEWKEKGGNLERIVIEITEHTFTGDIQQLTHVFTYYRTYGIKIAVDNVGKASSNLDRIGMLMPNILKIDLQPLRLTSPLQTYQDVLYSLSLLARKIGATILYEEIEVNFQFQYAWKNGGRYFQGDYLQTPKDELIEPYMIKEKMTREFHGFIQYEKKKLQQFYEISEAFHQKVHLLISKENKPGIQFDELITKLSNELSDCCFRIYICDGDGFQQSGNILKIDGAWQFQPHYYMKNWSWRPYFLENILKMQIRKKGFFSDLYSDIETGEIIRTFSYPIDQKHYLFLDLPYSYLYENEALL; encoded by the coding sequence ATGGATCCTTTAGATATTATGACAAACTTAGAGCACGTAAAACCGTTCTATCAAGCCATTTTCAGCGCAGACGAACAAAAGGTGATCGGGTACGAAGTACTTGGGAGAATCCAAATGGGAAAGGAAATTAAAAGTCTCGGACCTTTTTTTAAGGATGAATCCATTCCCGATGAATACCGATTAGAAGCAGATAACTATATCTTACATATGGCACTTGATGCTTTTCTTTTAACTAATGATGACACGCTTATTTTTATTAACCGTGATGCAAATTTATTAATGCTTGACCACGGAGAAAGCCTGCTGAATCAATTATTTGAATGGAAAGAAAAAGGCGGAAATCTTGAGAGAATTGTCATTGAAATAACTGAGCACACGTTTACAGGCGACATTCAGCAGCTGACGCATGTATTCACTTATTACCGTACATACGGCATTAAAATAGCTGTTGACAACGTTGGAAAAGCAAGCAGCAATCTTGACCGGATCGGCATGCTGATGCCGAATATCCTGAAAATTGATCTTCAGCCCCTCAGATTAACTTCACCCCTGCAGACGTATCAAGACGTTTTATACTCCCTTTCTCTTCTGGCGAGGAAAATAGGGGCTACTATCCTGTACGAAGAAATTGAGGTCAATTTTCAATTTCAATATGCCTGGAAAAATGGAGGCCGCTACTTTCAAGGGGATTACCTTCAGACTCCTAAAGATGAATTAATTGAACCATATATGATAAAAGAAAAAATGACCCGGGAATTTCACGGTTTTATCCAATATGAAAAAAAGAAGCTTCAGCAATTTTATGAAATCTCAGAAGCGTTTCATCAAAAAGTGCACCTGTTAATTTCAAAAGAGAATAAGCCGGGCATTCAGTTTGATGAGCTGATCACGAAGCTCTCAAATGAACTTTCAGATTGCTGCTTCAGGATCTATATTTGTGACGGCGACGGATTTCAGCAATCAGGAAATATTTTGAAGATTGACGGAGCATGGCAATTTCAGCCTCACTATTACATGAAAAACTGGAGCTGGAGACCTTATTTTCTTGAAAATATCTTGAAAATGCAAATCAGAAAAAAAGGATTTTTCAGTGATTTATACAGCGACATCGAAACAGGCGAGATCATTCGGACCTTCTCCTATCCAATCGATCAGAAGCACTATCTATTCTTGGATTTGCCGTATTCATACCTCTACGAAAATGAAGCCCTTTTGTAA
- a CDS encoding DUF3993 domain-containing protein encodes MKFISSTIAALILFFGFGHAGSAQSSFDQEEAADLTREAAQTQLTLTENERSLEEIEKALDPYFTDKFIDGYMKENVHKGEEKYIVYGSDFTPFGIPFFNYEENMKFGSENRKLKLYQFFPAEEEGPVSYDDHFETVEFIEEDGTYKISSIHYSEEEPKAEAIEEKKEDDSAINVSMLISNTLTDLKEAEPFQDNKELSFLRTSYFEAKTFLTNYYQPQADFAYYGE; translated from the coding sequence ATGAAATTCATTTCAAGCACAATCGCCGCACTTATTTTGTTTTTTGGTTTTGGACATGCAGGCTCTGCACAGTCATCGTTTGATCAAGAAGAGGCAGCTGACCTGACAAGGGAAGCTGCTCAGACCCAGCTCACTCTTACGGAAAATGAGCGCTCACTTGAAGAAATCGAAAAAGCATTAGATCCATACTTTACGGATAAATTTATTGATGGGTATATGAAAGAAAATGTTCACAAAGGTGAAGAAAAATATATCGTGTACGGCAGTGATTTCACACCATTCGGCATTCCATTTTTTAATTACGAAGAAAACATGAAGTTTGGAAGTGAAAACAGGAAGCTAAAGCTTTATCAATTTTTCCCGGCTGAAGAAGAAGGACCTGTCAGCTATGATGACCATTTTGAAACAGTTGAATTTATTGAGGAAGACGGAACCTATAAAATTTCCTCCATTCATTACTCTGAAGAAGAGCCGAAAGCTGAAGCAATTGAAGAAAAAAAGGAAGATGATTCAGCGATTAACGTAAGCATGCTTATCTCGAACACGCTTACGGACTTAAAAGAAGCTGAACCTTTTCAAGATAATAAGGAACTTTCCTTTTTGCGGACATCCTATTTTGAAGCCAAAACCTTTTTAACTAATTATTACCAGCCGCAAGCTGATTTTGCCTATTACGGGGAGTAA
- a CDS encoding NrdH-redoxin — protein sequence MSQSKRVEVYTQPDCPPCQIVKQYLDHLEIDYTVFDVSKDSKARDKMVQELKSYSTPTVTVDGEIVAGFDLQKLEKLLGLS from the coding sequence ATGTCACAGAGTAAACGTGTTGAAGTTTATACACAGCCTGACTGCCCGCCATGTCAGATTGTAAAGCAATACTTGGATCATCTTGAGATTGACTATACCGTATTTGACGTTTCGAAAGATTCCAAAGCAAGAGACAAAATGGTTCAGGAGTTGAAGTCATATTCAACCCCCACCGTTACAGTAGATGGAGAGATTGTCGCAGGGTTTGACCTGCAGAAGCTTGAAAAATTGCTTGGCCTTTCATAA
- a CDS encoding MBL fold metallo-hydrolase produces MSLVTKIDERLAIIDSHDLGMTGRTSSYVLLEEDITLFEPSSSPSVPHIKNGLMELGIKLEDISNIIVTHIHLDHAGGAGLLLESCPKAKVIVHPKGAKHLINPSRLIAGAKAVYGDKFEELFSPIVPITEDRIVIKEDGESLRIGRDSVLAFYDTPGHANHHFSILDHKSNSMFTGDTIGIFYQELLPDGLEFYLPSTSPNQFDPEAMEKSAAFYESMKLNALNFSHYGVSKNPKHAINAMREWLPIFLECAQKGMDLTKPFSLENAVEHVKIELQNQVFSYLDQQGIPRSHRVYNILGLDLSVCAMGLVDACYKKMKSGT; encoded by the coding sequence ATGTCGCTTGTAACCAAAATTGATGAACGTTTAGCAATCATTGATAGTCATGATTTAGGGATGACGGGTCGGACAAGTTCCTATGTATTACTTGAAGAGGATATCACACTTTTTGAGCCTTCATCAAGTCCTTCTGTCCCACATATTAAAAATGGGTTAATGGAACTTGGAATAAAACTTGAAGATATATCCAATATCATCGTGACTCACATTCATCTCGATCACGCTGGGGGCGCGGGTTTGCTGCTTGAAAGCTGTCCCAAAGCAAAAGTGATTGTGCATCCGAAAGGCGCAAAACATTTAATTAATCCGTCGCGTTTAATAGCAGGGGCAAAAGCGGTGTACGGAGATAAATTTGAAGAATTGTTTTCACCGATTGTACCGATTACAGAGGATCGCATTGTAATAAAAGAGGACGGAGAATCACTCCGGATTGGCCGCGATTCTGTCCTTGCCTTTTATGATACACCGGGACACGCCAATCATCACTTCAGTATTCTTGACCATAAAAGCAACAGCATGTTCACAGGTGATACGATCGGAATTTTTTATCAGGAGCTTTTGCCCGATGGCCTTGAATTTTATTTGCCTTCAACCTCACCGAACCAATTCGATCCTGAAGCTATGGAAAAATCAGCTGCCTTTTATGAAAGCATGAAACTAAATGCTCTTAATTTCAGTCACTACGGCGTCAGTAAAAATCCCAAGCACGCCATAAACGCGATGAGAGAATGGCTTCCTATTTTCCTCGAATGTGCACAAAAAGGAATGGATCTCACCAAACCTTTTTCTTTAGAAAATGCTGTAGAGCATGTTAAAATAGAGCTTCAAAATCAAGTGTTTTCTTACCTTGATCAACAGGGAATTCCCAGGTCTCACCGCGTGTATAATATATTAGGTTTAGATTTATCGGTCTGTGCCATGGGTCTTGTTGATGCATGTTATAAAAAAATGAAATCAGGTACATAA
- a CDS encoding YkuJ family protein: protein MSQLLGIITRLQSLQENATSNEPNQRFFEVEGEKRCSVKYFDKTDTFELEVFQKDEKPQSYQFDNIDMIAIEIFDLLQ from the coding sequence ATGTCACAGCTTTTAGGTATCATTACTAGACTTCAAAGTCTGCAAGAAAACGCGACTTCAAATGAACCCAACCAGCGCTTCTTTGAAGTAGAGGGTGAAAAACGTTGCAGTGTTAAATACTTTGATAAAACCGATACGTTCGAATTAGAAGTATTTCAAAAAGATGAAAAGCCTCAATCTTATCAATTTGACAATATCGATATGATCGCAATTGAAATTTTTGATTTGCTCCAATAA
- a CDS encoding ribonuclease H-like YkuK family protein — protein MTDHFIFYNVSEGSMSFEAMIERIKTFISNDPRSEYILSIGTDSQVHQHDTKFITAVHVHRVGKGAWGCLKNTVIPRPIDSLHEKISMETTLSQELAYAFTTSYLAELAEILIPFSDEGADLLFEIHLDIGRKGLTKDLIQEMTGRIQAMGIEAKIKPDSYTAFSYANRFTK, from the coding sequence ATGACTGATCACTTTATCTTTTATAATGTGTCTGAAGGAAGTATGTCATTTGAAGCTATGATTGAAAGAATTAAAACGTTCATTTCAAATGATCCGCGTTCTGAATATATATTGTCCATCGGAACGGATTCTCAAGTGCATCAGCACGATACCAAGTTTATAACAGCAGTGCATGTTCACCGTGTTGGAAAAGGGGCATGGGGCTGTTTGAAAAATACGGTCATCCCAAGACCGATTGATAGCCTGCATGAAAAAATTTCAATGGAAACAACATTAAGTCAGGAACTTGCTTACGCTTTTACAACAAGCTATCTTGCAGAGCTTGCAGAAATTCTGATTCCTTTTTCAGATGAAGGGGCAGATCTGCTGTTTGAAATTCATCTTGATATTGGGAGGAAAGGACTAACTAAAGACCTGATCCAGGAGATGACAGGAAGAATTCAGGCGATGGGAATAGAAGCAAAAATAAAGCCTGACTCATATACAGCATTCAGCTATGCCAATCGATTCACAAAGTAA
- the abbA gene encoding antirepressor AbbA, with translation MNSAVEILSSDDQKFLVELLLKQQYALELISSEIYEIESGTKQTDNATYQKLVSLYDRIRFEL, from the coding sequence ATGAATTCTGCAGTTGAAATACTCTCATCAGACGATCAAAAATTTTTAGTGGAGCTTTTGCTTAAACAGCAATATGCACTGGAACTGATCAGCAGCGAAATTTACGAAATCGAGAGCGGCACCAAACAAACAGATAACGCAACGTATCAGAAGCTTGTAAGCTTGTATGACCGAATCAGATTTGAACTATAG
- a CDS encoding CBS domain-containing protein codes for MISLHTTKLLNDSTIEEYMIPVDKVAHVQVGNNLEHALLVLTKTGYTAVPVLDPFFRLHGLLGTNMMMDAILGLQRIEFEKLEEMKVEEAMNSEIPRLLMNDPLSKGLDLVIDHSFVCVVNAEGVFEGILTRRAILKELKKQMKMKDR; via the coding sequence TTGATTAGTCTACATACAACCAAATTATTAAATGATTCAACAATAGAAGAGTATATGATACCAGTTGATAAAGTTGCACATGTGCAAGTGGGGAATAACCTTGAGCACGCACTGCTGGTTCTGACAAAAACGGGATATACAGCGGTACCTGTGCTTGATCCTTTTTTCAGGCTTCACGGGCTGCTCGGCACAAATATGATGATGGATGCGATACTTGGCCTCCAGAGAATCGAATTTGAAAAGCTTGAAGAGATGAAAGTCGAAGAAGCGATGAATTCTGAAATTCCGCGTCTATTAATGAATGATCCTCTGTCAAAAGGATTAGATTTAGTCATCGACCATTCTTTTGTCTGCGTAGTGAACGCGGAAGGTGTGTTTGAAGGGATTTTGACAAGACGCGCCATTTTAAAAGAACTGAAAAAACAAATGAAAATGAAAGACAGATAA
- a CDS encoding MFS transporter, with product MTQAVLEKEQIKKQSSNMKRPFVLAAVMLAMFMAAIEATIVSTAMPAIVGELGGFSLYSWIFSSYLLMNAVTVLIYGKLSDLFGRKPVLIFGISVFLVGSIFCGLVNSMEWLIAARFVQGFGAGAVMPVASTIVGDIYSKEERAKIQGYLSSVWGISAIMGPAIGGLLVQFVSWRFVFWINIPLGLLAIAGLVLYLHEDVERKKHSIDYKGAFLLFASISTAMVVLVEGGIRWPWVSTPILFLTAAAILSFVLFIRQENRVKEPMMPFEIWREKSIFIANMTSLTTGVMLIGISSFLPAFVQAVMGQTPIVAGFTLTAMSIGWPIAATVSGNLLLKIGFRTTSVIGGIALIAGSLVFLNLSADDGPLWAALGSFIVGIGMGMTTTAFIVSIQSTVSWEQRGSATAANMFMRTLGNTIGAALLGGILNTRLQSYFNKQGINESVNLDSVNQLLSSKSASMLSNEAIQALKAGLTQSLHSVYMVVFAFAIISFLLVLMLPKERKKA from the coding sequence ATGACACAGGCAGTACTTGAAAAAGAACAAATCAAAAAGCAATCATCCAACATGAAGCGTCCCTTCGTTCTTGCGGCTGTCATGCTTGCTATGTTTATGGCAGCAATTGAGGCGACAATTGTATCCACCGCCATGCCTGCGATTGTAGGCGAGCTTGGAGGCTTCTCTCTATACAGCTGGATTTTTTCTTCTTATTTGCTGATGAATGCCGTGACGGTTTTAATTTACGGAAAGCTTTCTGATTTATTCGGGCGAAAGCCAGTATTGATATTTGGAATTTCCGTTTTTTTAGTTGGCTCCATTTTTTGCGGATTGGTGAATTCGATGGAATGGCTGATTGCAGCGAGATTTGTCCAGGGATTTGGTGCAGGAGCTGTCATGCCGGTAGCGTCAACGATTGTAGGGGATATTTATTCAAAGGAAGAGCGGGCTAAGATACAGGGGTATTTATCCAGCGTTTGGGGAATCTCAGCAATCATGGGACCGGCAATAGGAGGATTGCTCGTTCAATTTGTCAGCTGGCGATTTGTGTTTTGGATTAACATTCCGCTTGGGCTATTGGCGATAGCTGGACTGGTGCTGTATCTCCATGAAGATGTGGAGCGGAAAAAGCATTCGATTGACTACAAAGGCGCTTTCCTCTTATTTGCGTCTATAAGTACAGCAATGGTCGTTCTTGTTGAAGGCGGTATCAGATGGCCGTGGGTGTCTACTCCAATTCTTTTTCTGACTGCTGCAGCCATTCTTTCTTTTGTCCTATTTATTCGACAAGAAAACCGTGTAAAAGAGCCTATGATGCCTTTTGAAATTTGGAGAGAGAAAAGCATCTTTATAGCGAATATGACATCGCTGACTACCGGTGTCATGCTGATTGGCATTTCTTCCTTTTTACCTGCATTTGTCCAGGCAGTAATGGGTCAAACGCCTATAGTCGCAGGTTTTACACTGACAGCAATGTCGATTGGATGGCCGATTGCAGCCACCGTATCGGGCAATCTGCTATTGAAAATTGGTTTTCGGACAACCTCTGTTATTGGGGGAATCGCACTGATTGCAGGAAGTCTTGTTTTTTTAAATTTAAGCGCTGATGACGGCCCATTGTGGGCAGCCCTAGGGTCGTTTATTGTCGGGATTGGCATGGGAATGACGACGACAGCATTTATTGTCTCCATTCAAAGCACAGTCAGCTGGGAGCAAAGAGGATCAGCGACAGCTGCAAATATGTTTATGAGAACGCTTGGCAATACAATTGGAGCTGCCCTTTTAGGAGGGATTCTAAATACAAGGTTACAATCCTATTTTAACAAACAGGGAATCAATGAATCGGTCAATTTGGATTCCGTGAATCAGCTGTTAAGCTCTAAATCTGCATCCATGCTTTCAAACGAGGCTATTCAGGCGTTAAAAGCCGGTTTGACGCAATCTCTTCACAGTGTTTACATGGTTGTTTTTGCGTTTGCAATCATCAGTTTTCTGCTGGTTTTAATGTTGCCTAAAGAAAGAAAAAAAGCGTAG
- a CDS encoding VOC family protein, with protein MSLSIVKLHHIQLCAPFEKEEKAREFYLEKLGFQEINKPNSLLKNGGFWCKAGNAELHIGLEEMEGAKGKRHPAFQVEDLEASRCLLEKYKIKIQEETEIPGILRFSFFDPFGNRIELLQIQKSGAGQ; from the coding sequence ATGAGTTTATCGATCGTAAAGCTGCATCATATCCAGCTGTGTGCACCATTTGAAAAAGAAGAAAAAGCGCGTGAATTTTACTTGGAAAAATTGGGTTTCCAAGAAATAAATAAACCCAATTCTCTTTTAAAAAATGGAGGGTTCTGGTGCAAAGCCGGAAACGCAGAGCTTCATATTGGACTTGAGGAAATGGAAGGGGCAAAGGGTAAACGTCATCCTGCCTTTCAGGTAGAAGATCTGGAAGCTTCAAGATGCTTGCTCGAAAAATATAAAATCAAGATTCAAGAAGAAACAGAGATTCCCGGAATTTTGCGGTTTTCTTTTTTTGATCCTTTTGGCAATAGAATAGAGCTGCTTCAAATACAGAAAAGCGGAGCTGGACAATAG
- a CDS encoding sulfite exporter TauE/SafE family protein gives MEWPIFFIGIAATFIGTLAGSGGMINMPLMLLYGLPVHTIISSNKFANTLSSFSSFYVLLKKREIQFKEILYTAPFTISGGIAGAYFTSRISENTMTYIALFLLIFALGLNFLRKPKEQNSGESKIKKRLYPLVFGIGAYDGMFGPGQGTLLMYTFLHQGFSYIKSVAFTRFQTFLSCSGAFATFAMAGIMNWTIALSLAAGSIIGAQFAVRFASKLSFSHASWLIRLITVLIIIQLFYNLIFQEGK, from the coding sequence ATGGAATGGCCGATTTTTTTCATTGGAATTGCAGCGACATTTATTGGAACTCTTGCGGGCAGCGGAGGCATGATCAATATGCCGCTCATGCTGCTTTACGGCTTGCCTGTTCATACAATCATCTCATCTAATAAATTTGCCAATACTTTAAGCTCCTTTTCAAGCTTTTATGTGCTGCTGAAGAAACGGGAAATTCAGTTTAAAGAAATTTTGTATACAGCCCCTTTTACGATATCAGGAGGAATTGCCGGAGCTTATTTCACGAGCAGAATCAGTGAGAACACGATGACGTACATCGCTCTTTTTCTGCTGATCTTCGCATTGGGATTAAATTTTTTGAGAAAGCCCAAGGAGCAAAACTCCGGGGAGAGCAAAATTAAAAAAAGACTCTATCCTCTTGTCTTTGGGATTGGCGCTTATGACGGCATGTTCGGACCAGGTCAGGGCACTCTTCTGATGTACACATTCCTTCATCAGGGTTTTTCGTATATTAAATCCGTTGCGTTTACGAGATTTCAAACGTTTTTAAGCTGTTCTGGCGCATTTGCCACATTTGCAATGGCCGGAATCATGAACTGGACGATCGCCCTAAGTCTGGCGGCCGGAAGCATTATTGGAGCACAGTTTGCGGTGAGATTTGCGAGTAAGCTCAGTTTTTCCCACGCATCTTGGCTGATACGGCTGATTACCGTTCTGATCATCATCCAGTTATTTTATAATCTTATTTTTCAGGAGGGAAAGTGA
- a CDS encoding LysR family transcriptional regulator — protein sequence MQLTELRMLVVLSEEMNMRKASERLFVSQPALSQRLQSIEKSWGFQIFIRSQKGLTLTPSGEKIVAFAKEVTKKEEKLREEISELEGEVHGTLKIAVASIIGQHWLPNILKQYVSKYPHAKISLITGWSSEILKSMYEDHVHIGIIRGNPEWKGVKQHLLTDTLYLVDTEIQKVEDLIETERPFIQFKSDSSYYQEIQDWWHKHFQSSPKRTIVVDQIETCKQMAYNGIGYAILPSVTLLDDERDIYKIPLLNEQGEPIVRDTWLLGFESSFKLKQVQAFLDVLKENNKAIH from the coding sequence ATGCAATTAACAGAATTAAGAATGCTCGTTGTACTGTCTGAGGAAATGAATATGCGAAAAGCATCTGAACGGCTGTTTGTATCCCAGCCTGCCTTGTCTCAAAGACTGCAGTCGATTGAGAAATCATGGGGGTTTCAGATTTTCATCCGCTCTCAAAAAGGTCTCACTCTCACTCCTTCAGGAGAAAAAATAGTGGCCTTTGCAAAAGAAGTAACAAAAAAAGAAGAGAAACTGAGAGAAGAAATATCAGAGCTTGAAGGAGAGGTTCATGGAACGCTCAAGATAGCTGTTGCGTCAATTATTGGACAGCACTGGCTTCCTAACATCTTAAAGCAATATGTCAGTAAATACCCGCATGCAAAAATATCGCTCATAACAGGCTGGAGCAGTGAAATTTTAAAAAGCATGTACGAGGACCATGTTCACATCGGAATCATCAGGGGAAATCCTGAGTGGAAAGGCGTCAAACAGCATTTACTGACAGATACTCTGTATTTAGTAGATACTGAAATTCAGAAGGTTGAGGACCTTATTGAAACAGAAAGACCTTTTATTCAATTTAAAAGCGATTCTTCTTACTATCAGGAAATTCAGGATTGGTGGCACAAACATTTTCAAAGCAGTCCAAAGCGCACCATTGTTGTGGATCAAATCGAAACGTGCAAACAAATGGCCTACAATGGCATTGGCTACGCCATTCTGCCATCCGTCACACTGCTAGATGATGAACGGGATATTTATAAAATACCGCTGCTGAATGAACAAGGCGAGCCAATTGTCAGGGATACATGGCTGCTTGGATTTGAATCCTCTTTTAAGTTAAAACAGGTTCAGGCATTTCTTGATGTTTTAAAAGAGAATAATAAAGCAATTCATTAA
- a CDS encoding flavodoxin, with product MALLKKTLIIYASMSGNTEDIAKLIGKRLQEDEMDVTYEEMDVCDSESIKEYDYILAGSYTWGDGDLPYEAEDFYEELSDADFTGKKIGCFGSGDHAYPKFCEAVDLLHGRFTETGADVFTDLLKIEGSPETDEDISECIRFAEAFSKWCAKSGRVALNVT from the coding sequence GTGGCTCTTTTGAAAAAAACTCTTATTATATATGCGAGTATGTCAGGAAACACAGAAGATATTGCTAAACTGATCGGAAAAAGACTGCAAGAAGACGAGATGGATGTTACATACGAAGAAATGGATGTTTGTGATAGCGAAAGTATCAAGGAATACGATTATATACTTGCAGGATCTTATACATGGGGGGATGGAGATCTTCCTTATGAAGCAGAGGACTTTTACGAAGAACTCTCTGACGCTGATTTTACAGGCAAAAAAATCGGGTGCTTTGGTTCGGGGGATCACGCATATCCGAAGTTTTGCGAGGCGGTCGACCTCTTACATGGAAGATTTACAGAAACAGGGGCGGATGTTTTTACAGACTTGCTGAAGATAGAGGGTTCCCCTGAAACGGATGAGGACATTTCTGAATGCATCAGGTTTGCTGAAGCCTTTTCTAAATGGTGTGCAAAAAGCGGGAGGGTGGCATTGAATGTTACATAG
- a CDS encoding exo-alpha-sialidase has protein sequence MLHRGATAVEKVAGSGYFVSIKNEGLYFFDGHEHWEKLLRIDKKIRCLKLLGSYLFGVGEEGFIFRLNTLDFTSTEAYLPTTAAIWSIAGDDHGTVIIHGKHTIYQSNDSGRSWKGIKPFKHFTSKPVIRSLYLHENQLFIGTQIHAAHGGLWKYDCNLGSFTRIKKEVYSMISSIAVDKNRNLLICRGSAKGQAGSIEMANLNNGNKLNWVSCQNIYSEEAFLDVFCDETITYAASSQDKYGFSRIYALNEDTMALFPAETLKGHAFRVAGSGRSFFAAGLHESKKGDLYGYSAVVH, from the coding sequence ATGTTACATAGAGGTGCAACTGCAGTCGAAAAAGTAGCGGGAAGCGGATATTTTGTTTCAATAAAAAATGAAGGGCTTTATTTTTTTGACGGCCATGAGCACTGGGAAAAGCTTCTGAGAATTGATAAGAAAATCCGCTGCTTAAAATTGCTTGGTTCATATTTGTTCGGAGTCGGTGAAGAAGGCTTTATTTTTCGATTAAATACATTGGATTTCACGAGCACTGAAGCATACCTGCCCACAACAGCAGCCATTTGGTCGATTGCAGGTGATGATCACGGAACTGTTATTATTCACGGAAAACATACGATTTATCAATCAAATGACAGCGGGAGGTCTTGGAAGGGCATCAAGCCGTTTAAGCACTTTACGTCAAAGCCTGTTATCAGATCTCTCTATCTTCACGAAAATCAGCTTTTTATCGGCACACAGATTCATGCAGCGCACGGGGGTTTGTGGAAATATGATTGTAATCTCGGCTCCTTTACAAGAATTAAAAAGGAGGTTTATTCCATGATTTCTTCAATAGCTGTTGATAAAAATAGAAACCTTCTTATCTGCAGAGGCTCTGCAAAAGGCCAAGCAGGAAGTATTGAAATGGCAAACTTAAATAATGGGAATAAACTTAACTGGGTCAGCTGTCAAAATATTTACAGCGAGGAAGCCTTTTTGGATGTTTTTTGTGATGAAACGATCACGTACGCCGCGTCAAGCCAGGATAAGTATGGCTTTTCCAGAATATATGCATTAAATGAAGATACCATGGCTCTTTTTCCTGCAGAAACATTAAAAGGACATGCGTTCAGGGTTGCAGGAAGCGGACGTTCTTTTTTTGCAGCAGGACTCCATGAAAGCAAAAAGGGTGACTTGTACGGTTATTCAGCAGTGGTTCATTAA